The Mercurialis annua linkage group LG2, ddMerAnnu1.2, whole genome shotgun sequence genome contains a region encoding:
- the LOC126668867 gene encoding exocyst complex component EXO70B1, translating into MEENGEDKLIAVARHIAQQLGNNDSMADDIFQIFSNFDGRFSREKLSSSTKPGGGGDDHLRAIASLDHTLQSLERQISQYVSADHPIWSDSADSAAFLDSIDELISIIRDWTPMANSDKNISACLSRAEDFMQQAMFRLEEEFRLLIERGCESFGLTPLNNGESSMFDSDDDDEEAVNGDAHGHIPVAQPLGDYDIVIDALPSGTINDLHEIAKRMVAAGFGKACSHVYSSSRREFLEESMSRLGLQKLSIDEVQKMQWQDLEDEIDKWIKASNVALHILFPSERRLCDRVFFGFSSAADLSFMEVCRGSTIQILNFADAVAIGSRSPERLFKILDLFETFRELMPEFEANFSDQYCILLRNDAVAIWKRLGESIRGIFMELENLIRRDPAKSPIPRGGLHPITRYVMNYVRAACRSRETLELVFEEGGNVVPLKDSTSSSLSVQMAWIMELLESNLEMKSKIYGDPALCSVFMMNNERYIVQKVKDSELGSLLGEDWIRKHTAKIKQYHMSYQRSSWNKVLGVLKLDISPTASNFAGKPLSMREKIKLFNSQFEDIFRTQSQWIIFDEQLKKELRVSLANLLVPAYQNFIRRFQNSPEVGKHADKYIKYGVEDIEMQINELFQGGSGSSGSRK; encoded by the coding sequence ATGGAGGAAAACGGCGAAGACAAGCTGATCGCAGTGGCCAGACACATCGCTCAACAACTCGGCAACAACGACTCCATGGCCGACGACATTTTCCAGATTTTCTCTAACTTCGACGGCCGGTTTTCTCGCGAGAAACTATCCTCCTCTACTAAACCAGGAGGAGGAGGAGACGATCATTTACGCGCCATCGCTTCGCTCGACCACACTCTTCAGTCTTTAGAGCGTCAGATCTCTCAGTATGTGTCAGCTGATCACCCGATCTGGTCCGACTCCGCCGACTCCGCGGCTTTCCTCGACTCCATAGACGAATTAATTTCCATTATCCGCGACTGGACTCCCATGGCCAACTCTGATAAAAACATCAGCGCGTGCTTGTCACGCGCCGAGGATTTTATGCAGCAGGCTATGTTCCGTCTAGAGGAGGAGTTTAGGCTACTAATAGAACGCGGCTGTGAGTCTTTTGGGTTAACGCCGCTTAATAACGGCGAGTCAAGCATGTTCGACTCCGATGATGACGATGAGGAAGCGGTTAACGGTGATGCTCACGGTCACATTCCGGTGGCTCAACCGTTGGGTGATTATGATATTGTGATTGATGCGCTTCCTTCCGGTACGATTAACGATCTCCATGAGATAGCGAAGAGAATGGTGGCTGCTGGTTTTGGTAAAGCGTGTTCTCACGTGTACAGCAGCTCCAGGAGAGAGTTTCTAGAAGAAAGCATGTCGAGATTAGGGTTACAAAAATTGAGTATTGATGAAGTTCAGAAAATGCAATGGCAAGACCTTGAAGATGAGATTGATAAGTGGATTAAGGCATCCAATGTTGCTCTCCATATCTTATTCCCCAGCGAGCGTAGGCTGTGCGATCGCGTTTTTTTCGGATTCTCATCGGCTGCTGACCTGTCGTTTATGGAGGTTTGTCGAGGATCAACTATTCAGATTCTTAATTTTGCTGATGCTGTTGCTATTGGAAGCAGGTCGCCTGAGCGGTTGTTTAAGATTCTCGATTTGTTCGAGACTTTTAGAGAGTTAATGCCCGAGTTTGAGGCTAACTTCTCTGACCAGTATTGCATTCTTCTTAGAAATGACGCTGTTGCTATATGGAAGAGGTTAGGTGAATCTATTAGAGGAATATTTATGGAGCTGGAGAATTTGATTAGGCGGGATCCGGCTAAATCTCCAATTCCTCGTGGTGGACTACACCCAATTACACGTTATGTGATGAACTATGTGCGCGCTGCTTGTCGATCAAGAGAGACGCTAGAACTAGTTTTTGAGGAGGGAGGGAATGTTGTTCCGTTGAAAGATTCGACTTCCTCGTCATTGTCTGTTCAAATGGCGTGGATTATGGAGTTATTGGAGAGTAATTTGGAGATGAAGTCGAAGATTTACGGGGATCCTGCTTTGTGCTCTGTTTTTATGATGAATAACGAGAGGTACATTGTTCAGAAGGTTAAGGATAGTGAGTTGGGTTCTCTTCTCGGAGAGGATTGGATTAGGAAACACACAGCCAAGATCAAGCAATATCATATGAGTTACCAGCGGAGTTCATGGAATAAGGTTTTGGGAGTGTTGAAATTAGATATTAGCCCTACAGCTTCTAATTTTGCTGGGAAGCCCTTGTCTATGAGAGAAAAGATTAAGTTATTCAATTCCCAGTTTGAGGATATTTTTAGAACTCAATCACAATGGATCATATTCGATGAGCAGTTAAAAAAGGAGTTGAGGGTCTCTTTGGCCAACCTTTTGGTTCcggcatatcaaaacttcattAGAAGGTTCCAGAATTCTCCTGAAGTCGGGAAGCATGCCGATAAGTATATCAAGTATGGCGTGGAGGACATTGAAATGCAGATTAACGAGTTGTTCCAAGGAGGCAGTGGATCATCTGGCAGCAGAAAGTAA
- the LOC126668868 gene encoding stemmadenine O-acetyltransferase-like: protein MEIQIISKEIIKPSSPTPQHLKIYSLSLLHQIAPPVYVPVILFYSSHSDTNLNFSKHLKQSFSKTLTDYYPLAGRINDDYFSIDCNDSGASYTEVNVLSGEMSMVIQESNIHHLEKLLPCSPYDMLPDISSQEMLKAQVSYFAFGGIAISICVWHVIGDAMSAASFITNWAAIANKYTNGDGGNGNLNDIVLDCTSLFPPREIQSFLWRNFMTDKRRNNISMKQFVFDGSKIATLRDEVGKVGPSFKHPTRVEAVGALIWKAVMAATGKAYIAAIVVDLRKRVSPPLPSNCIGNINQMTFAVDSNWRTDYNSLAGKIHESIRMIDDEYIKKIHGGGGYLEHVQALADRDSDSPGWLKQFSISSWCKFPFYEADFGWGKPIWVTTALINTSAFLLDTKDGEGMECWIGLPKEEMPKFEHHPDICLYASF from the coding sequence ATGGAAATCcaaattatttcaaaagaaataatCAAACCCTCATCACCAACACCACAACACCTCAAAATCTACAGCCTCTCACTCCTTCATCAGATTGCTCCTCCTGTTTATGTTCCCGTAATTCTCTTCTACTCTTCTCATTCAGACACTAATCTGAATTTCAGCAAACACCTGAAACAATCTTTCTCAAAAACATTAACAGATTATTATCCTCTGGCAGGACGAATCAACGACGATTATTTTAGTATCGACTGTAACGACAGTGGCGCTTCATACACCGAAGTCAACGTATTATCCGGTGAAATGTCCATGGTAATCCAGGAATCAAACATTCATCACCTTGAAAAGTTACTTCCATGTAGCCCTTATGATATGTTACCTGATATTAGCTCTCAGGAAATGCTTAAAGCCCAAGTGAGTTACTTTGCATTCGGTGGGATAGCGATCAGTATCTGTGTTTGGCATGTGATCGGTGATGCAATGTCTGCGGCTTCCTTTATTACCAACTGGGCTGCAATTGCTAATAAATATACTAATGGTGATGGTGGTAATGGTAACTTAAACGACATCGTTTTGGATTGCACCTCGCTTTTCCCTCCACGGGAAATACAAAGCTTCTTGTGGCGTAACTTCATGACTGACAAAAGAAGGAACAATATTTCGATGAAACAGTTTGTATTTGATGGCTCTAAGATAGCTACTTTGAGAGATGAAGTAGGCAAAGTAGGACCGAGCTTCAAGCATCCAACGCGAGTCGAGGCTGTTGGTGCACTAATTTGGAAAGCGGTTATGGCTGCAACTGGAAAAGCATACATAGCAGCAATTGTAGTAGATTTGCGAAAACGAGTGAGTCCTCCATTACCAAGTAATTGTATAGGAAACATCAATCAAATGACATTTGCTGTGGATAGTAATTGGAGGACAGATTATAATAGTTTAGCAGGAAAGATTCACGAGTCGATAAGAATGATCGATGATGAGTATATCAAGAAGATCCATGGAGGTGGTGGATACCTAGAACATGTCCAAGCTTTAGCCGACAGGGATTCAGATAGTCCTGGGTGGTTGAAACAATTTTCTATAAGTAGTTGGTGTAAATTTCCTTTCTATGAAGCTGATTTCGGGTGGGGAAAGCCAATTTGGGTAACCACTGCCTTGATTAATACGAGTGCTTTTCTGCTGGATACAAAGGATGGTGAGGGAATGGAATGTTGGATTGGATTGCCCAAGGAAGAGATGCCAAAATTTGAACATCACCCTGATATATGCTTGTATGCTTCATTCTAG
- the LOC126669319 gene encoding GDSL esterase/lipase At1g06990-like — protein MAVASLLFQIFATTIIIFFTLISIAEATNLPNFSSILVFGDSTVDTGNNNYIQTFFQANHTPYGQDFPGRIPTGRFSNGKLIPDFIASLLNIKQTVPPFLDPTLSDDELRTGVCFASAGTGYDDLTAAEARVISMPEQLELFRNYMSRLKRIVGEDESNNIISGSLIIVSAGTNDFVYNYYDALTRRIQFDISAYQDYLLTILQNFIKELYNLGGRSIVIVGLPPVGCLPLQITATFKNSMGRNCLEDQNSDSQAYNVKLTKLLSEIQASAPESLMVYANVYDPLIDMINHPQKFGLVETSRGCCGSGLVEAASFCNAATPKCDMPTHFLFWDAIHPSQAAYKSLSASLQKHLIPILSP, from the exons ATGGCAGTAGCCTCACTCCTCTTTCAAATTTTTGCAACCaccatcatcatcttcttcacccTAATCAGCATTGCAGAAGCAACAAACCTACCAAATTTCTCATCCATTCTTGTTTTCGGGGACTCCACAGTTGATACTGGCAACAACAACTATATTCAAACATTCTTTCAAGCCAATCATACACCATATGGTCAAGATTTTCCGGGTCGCATTCCGACAGGAAGATTCTCCAATGGAAAACTCATTCCTGACTTTATAGCAAGTTTACTAAATATCAAACAGACTGTTCCTCCTTTTCTTGATCCGACTCTTTCAGATGATGAGCTCCGAACCGGCGTTTGTTTCGCGTCAGCGGGAACGGGATATGATGATTTAACAGCGGCTGAGGCTCGAGTTATCTCCATGCCGGAGCAACTCGAGCTTTTCAGAAACTATATGTCGCGGCTCAAACGGATTGTTGGAGAAGACGAGAGCAATAATATAATTTCGGGTTCTTTGATAATTGTCAGTGCTGGTACTAATGACTTTGTTTATAACTATTATGATGCACTTACAAGAAGGATTCAGTTCGACATTAGTGCTTATCAAGATTATCTGCTCACTATTCTTCAGAACTTTATCAAG GAATTATACAATTTAGGAGGGCGTTCAATAGTCATTGTCGGGCTTCCTCCAGTTGGATGTCTGCCCTTACAAATTACAGCAACATTCAAAAATTCTATGGGAAGAAATTGTTTGGAAGATCAAAATTCAGATTCTCAAGCTTATAATGTGAAGCTTACAAAGCTTCTAAGTGAAATACAAGCATCGGCTCCAGAGAGTTTAATGGTCTATGCAAATGTCTATGATCCATTGATTGATATGATTAATCATCCACAAAAATTCG GTTTGGTGGAGACGAGCAGAGGATGCTGTGGGTCGGGGTTAGTAGAAGCAGCATCCTTTTGCAACGCAGCAACTCCTAAATGTGACATGCCAACTCATTTCCTCTTCTGGGATGCGATTCACCCGAGTCAAGCTGCTTATAAATCTCTCTCTGCCTCCCTTCAGAAACACCTCATTCCTATTTTATCGCCTTAA